Genomic DNA from uncultured Erythrobacter sp.:
CAGGCCCGAGCCCGAACAGGGTCGCGGGCCTGTAGCGTTTTTGCCGCGAACGCGCGGCGTAGGCGCAGGAGACGAAAGGGATTCGAATGCGGCGTGTGGTTGTAACCGGGCTTGGCCTCGTCACTCCTCTTGGCGGGGACGTCGAAACCAGCTGGAAAAACCTGATTGCAGGCGAAAGCGGTGCCGGACAGATCACCCGCTTCGATACCGAGGGGCAGAAATGCACCATTGCTTGCGAAGTGAAGGGCAAGGACCATCCCTGGGGCTTCGACGCTGACAAGCGCGTCGATCACAAGGTTCAGCGCCAAGTTGATCCATTCATCGTGTACGGCATCGATGCCGCCGGACAGGCGCTCGAGCACGCCGGTCTGACCGACATGACCGACGCGGAGAAAGAGCGCACCGGTTGCTCGATCGGCGCAGGTATCGGCGGTCTTCCTGGGATCGAGAGTGAAAGCATCGTGCTGCATGAGCGCGGGCCAACCCGCGTTTCGCCGCACTTTGTGCATGGCCGCCTGATCAACCTCGTCACCGGACAGGTGCAGATCAAATACGGATTCATGGGGCCGAACCACGCTGTCGTGACCGCGTGTTCCACCGGCGCGCACTCGATCGGCGATGCCGCACGTATGATCGCGATGGACGATGCCGACGTGATGTTGGCGGGCGGGGCGGAAAGCACCATCAATCCGCTCGGGATCGCAGGTTTCGCTCAGGCGCGCGCTCTCAACATGAGCATGAATGACCGCCCGATCGAGGCGAGCCGTCCCTATGACAGGGACCGTGACGGCTTTGTGATGGGCGAGGGCGCCGGTGTCGTCGTTTTGGAAGAGTATGAGCGGGCGAAGGCACGCGGAGCAACAATCTATGCTGAAGTGACCGGATATGGCCTTTCGGGCGATGCTTACCACGTCACAGCCCCGCACCCCGAAGGCAAGGGCGCTGAACTGGCAATGCGAATGGCGCTCAAGAAAGCGGGCCTCGGCCCCGGCGATATCGATTACGTCAACGCGCACGGTACCTCGACAATGGCCGATACGATTGAGCTTGCTGCGGTAAAGCGTGTGCTGGGCGATGATCTCGGCGGAGCGTCC
This window encodes:
- the fabF gene encoding beta-ketoacyl-ACP synthase II; translated protein: MRRVVVTGLGLVTPLGGDVETSWKNLIAGESGAGQITRFDTEGQKCTIACEVKGKDHPWGFDADKRVDHKVQRQVDPFIVYGIDAAGQALEHAGLTDMTDAEKERTGCSIGAGIGGLPGIESESIVLHERGPTRVSPHFVHGRLINLVTGQVQIKYGFMGPNHAVVTACSTGAHSIGDAARMIAMDDADVMLAGGAESTINPLGIAGFAQARALNMSMNDRPIEASRPYDRDRDGFVMGEGAGVVVLEEYERAKARGATIYAEVTGYGLSGDAYHVTAPHPEGKGAELAMRMALKKAGLGPGDIDYVNAHGTSTMADTIELAAVKRVLGDDLGGASMSSTKSAIGHLLGGAGAVEAVFCVLAMRDGVVPPTLNLRNPDEGTEGIDLVPLKARQRDVRAVLNNSFGFGGTNASVIMQKID